The genomic region TTTAAGGTTGTAGGCTGGGTGCTTAGGTAAATCCGGGCGCCTAAGGCTGAGAACTGATGACGAGTGCTCATTAGAGCGCGAAGTGGTTGATGCCATGCTTCCAAGAAAAGCCTCTAAGCTTCAGATAACTAGGAACCGTACCCCAAACCGACACAGGTGGTTGGGTAGAGAATACCAAGGCGCTTGAGAGAACTCGGGTGAAGGAACTAGGCAAAATGGCACCGTAACTTCGGGAGAAGGTGCGCCGGTGAGGGTGAACGATTTACTCGGTAAGCCCATGCCGGTCGAAGATACCAGGCCGCTGCGACTGTTTATTAAAAACACAGCACTCTGCAAACACGAAAGTGGACGTATAGGGTGTGACGCCTGCCCGGTGCCGGAAGGTTAATTGATGGGGTTAGCTAACGCGAAGCTCTTGATCGAAGCCCCGGTAAACGGCGGCCGTAACTATAACGGTCCTAAGGTAGCGAAATTCCTTGTCGGGTAAGTTCCGACCTGCACGAATGGCGTAACGATGGCGGCGCTGTCTCCACCCGAGACTCAGTGAAATTGAAATCGCTGTGAAGATGCAGTGTATCCGCGGCTAGACGGAAAGACCCCGTGAACCTTTACTATAGCTTTGCACTGGACTTTGAATTTGCTTGTGTAGGATAGGTGGGAGGCTTTGAAGCGTGAACGCCAGTTTGCGTGGAGCCAATCTTGAAATACCACCCTGGCAACTTTGAGGTTCTAACTCAGGTCCGTTATCCGGATCGAGGACAGTGTATGGTGGGTAGTTTGACTGGGGCGGTCTCCTCCTAAAGAGTAACGGAGGAGTACGAAGGTGCGCTCAGACCGGTCGGAAATCGGTCGTAGAGTATAAAGGCAAAAGCGCGCTTGACTGCGAGACAGACACGTCGAGCAGGTACGAAAGTAGGTCTTAGTGATCCGGTGGTTCTGTATGGAAGGGCCATCGCTCAACGGATAAAAGGTACTCCGGGGATAACAGGCTGATACCGCCCAAGAGTTCATATCGACGGCGGTGTTTGGCACCTCGATGTCGGCTCATCACATCCTGGGGCTGAAGCCGGTCCCAAGGGTATGGCTGTTCGCCATTTAAAGTGGTACGCGAGCTGGGTTTAGAACGTCGTGAGACAGTTCGGTCCCTATCTGCCGTGGACGTTTGAGATTTGAGAGGGGCTGCTCCTAGTACGAGAGGACCGGAGTGGACGAACCTCTGGTGTTCCGGTTGTCACGCCAGTGGCATCGCCGGGTAGCTATGTTCGGAATAGATAACCGCTGAAAGCATCTAAGCGGGAAACTAGCCTCAAGATGAGATCTCACTGGAACCTTGAGTTCCCTAAAGGGCCGTCGAAGACTACGACGTTGATAGGTGGGGTGTGTAAGCGCTGTGAGGCGTTGAGCTAACCCATACTAATTGCCCGTGAGGCTTGACCATATAACACCCAAGCAATTTGCTTAACGGCGAATTGATGAGTGTGAAGACGAGACCGAAAGTTCGTCAAACTCGCGCAAGACTGTCTATCACAGACCCAATTAGGAGTAGCGCGTCAGCGACACTCCAGCCGAATTGCTTGACGACCATAGAGCGTTGGAACCACCTGATCCCATCCCGAACTCAGTAGTGAAACGACGCATCGCCGATGGTAGTGTGGGGTCTCCCCATGTGAGAGTAGGTCATCGTCAAGCTTAAATTCCAAACCCCCCAGTCGCGCAAGCGAGTGGGGGGTTTGTCTTTGTGCGCCGGAAAAGCAGCGCAGCGCTGCGTCAGGCCGGGCGCCCCGTGGGGGTGGCCTGAACACGCGGAGGTCGATAGGGTAAGCGCTCCATAAACCCCACCTACAAAAAGTAGGCTCCACTGACGAAGCTATGCTCCCGATTATTTTCAGGAGTAGCCGCCATGATGCGTCCCGACGCCAAGGTCGAAAAAGTCTACCTCTACCCCAAGCCGGTGGATTTCCGAAAGTCCATCGACGGACTGGCTGCTCTGGTTGAGTTGGATATCAAGGTGGCGGTGTTCGACCCGGTGCTATTTGTCTTCCTCAACAAAACTCGCAACCGAGTGAAGATATTGTATTGGGAACGCAACGGTTTCTGCCTGTGGCTCAAGCGCCTCGAGTCCGAACGCTTCAAAACTTCGCCCGAGCCCCGTGACGAAGCTATCGTGCTGACGGCTCAGGAGTTGAATTGGTTGCTGGACGGCTTTGATCTCTGGCGCAACCGTCCGCATCAGGTTCTGACGCCTAGATTTGTCGCGTAGTTGGGTATAATCCGGGCATGAATTTGATGCCCGAAAACCTCCCTGATGACCCCGTGCTGCTCAAGCAAATGCTGCTTGAAGCGCTTGGCTGCGGATTTCGGTGAACGTGACCGCTCATTTCGCTAACTCGTGACCGGTGTTTTCACCCCGGTTGTGCGGGTTTTGGATTGTAGTCGCATCGGTCACGATGCGGCTTCTTCCTCCGTGTTTTTCCGCCGCAGTGACTCGCCTTTCATCACGATTCGATAGGCGTTGTGCACCAGGCGATCGAGCAAGGCGTCGGCCAGCGTGGGGTCATTGATCCAGCCATGCCAGTGCTCGACGGGAAGCTGGCTGGTCAGGATGGTGGAGCGGCTGCCGGCGCGGTCATCGATCACTTCCAGCAGGTCATGCCGGGCATTTTCCTCCAGCGGAGCAAGGCCCCAGTCGTCCAAAATCAGCACCTCGACCTTGGCCAGTTGTTGCAGGGTGCGCCCGAAGCTACCGTCGCCGTGGGCGATGCGCAGTTGTTCCAGCAGGCGCGGGGTGCGCAGGTACAGCGCGCTGTAGCCCTGGCGGCAGGCCTGGTAGCCCAGCGCGCAGGCGAGCCAGGTCTTGCCGACGCCGGTCGGGCCGGTCAGCAGCAGGTTGTGCTGTTGGCGGAGCCACTCGCCACTGGCCAGGGTCGCGATCAGGCGCTCGTCCAGCGTGCGGCCACGGCGGCGATCGAGGTCTTCCAGGCAGGCACTGCTGTACTTGAGCTTGGCCTGTTTGCGCAGCCGCTCCAGGCGCTTGTTGTCACGCCAGGCCAGTTCGCGGTCGAGCAGCAGGCCCAGGCGTTCATCGAAGCTCAAGCTGTGGCTGGCCGGCAGCGTCCACTGCTCTTCCAGCGCTCGGGCCATGCCGTTGAGCCGCAGGTGGTGCAACTGGCTCAGGGTGTGTTGGGTCATCATCGAACAACTCCTCTTGGGTGTAGTAATCGGCGCCACGGACGTTCTCGTGGCTGCTGGGCGGCGCTGCCGGCGTCGCGGGCTTGGGCAGTGGTTGCTGGTCGAGCCCTTGCTTGAGCAGGTTGCGCACGCTGCGGCCGTTGAGTGCCCGCAGTTGCACGGCGCGGCTGGCCGCCGCCTCCAGGCGCGCATTACCGTACTGGCGCGCCAGCGAGAGCAGGCCCAGGCAGGCTCGGTAGCCCATCTCCGGGTGCGGTTTGTGGGTCAGTTGGTGCTCGACGATCTGCCGAGTGGACGGGCCGATCCGCTCGCCCCAGTCGAGCAGGCGCTGCGGCGTCCACTCGCGGTGCGCCTTGTGCGAGGCCGGCATGTGTTCGCTCTGGGTGCTGTAGGCGCCGCGCCGCGGAAGCCGCAGGTGGCTGGCGACCCGCCGGCTGCCGTGCAGGATCTCCACGCTATGCGCGCTCAGCCGCACGTCGACGCTCTGTCGGGCTAGGGCCGAGGGCACGCTGTAGAAGCCGCCGTTCACCTCGATGTGGTAGTCGATGTTGACCTTGCAGCGCTTGAAGGTCACCACCTCGTAGGGATGCAGCGGCAGCGGCCGCAGCACCGGCTGATCGAGCCGCTCGAACCACTCCCGGCGGCAGCCATCGAGCTTCTTGAACGGGCGCTGGTTCAAGTCCTCCAGCAACTCGGCAATCGCCTGGTTAAGCGCGTGCAGGCTGAAGAACTGCTGGTGCCGCAGCCGCGCCATGATCCAGCGTTCGACGACCTGCACCGCCACCTCGGCCTTGGCTTTGTCCTGCGGCTTACGCGGCCGCGCCGGCAGCATCACGCTGTCGTAATGCCGGGCACACTCCAGCGCGGCGCGGTTCAAGCCCGGCTCGTAGCGATCGGGATGGGCGATCAGGGCTCGAGGGTTGTCGGGCACGATCATCTCGGTGACGCCGCCAAAGTAGCCGAACGCCTGGCCCAGCGCGGTCAGCCAGTCCACCTGGGTTTCACCGGGCGTGGCGCAGGCATAGGTGTAGTTCGAGGCCCCCAGCGCCGCGACGAAGATATGCGCCCGGCTGATCTCGCCGGTGGCCGGGTCGATCACCGGCAGCGTCGGGCCGGCGTAGTCGATGAACAGCTTCTCGCCGGCCCGGTGCTGTTGACGCATCGAGCGTTTGAGGGTGCTGGCGTAGCGGCGGTAGTGCTCGACGAACTGGGTATAGCGGTAGGTCGGCTGCTCGGGATGGGCGGCGACGTACTCCTCCCACAGCAGTTGCAGGGTGACGCCCTTGCGGCGGAGTTCGCGGTGGATAGTGATCAGATCCGGCAGCACCCGCTCGCCGCGAGTCTGGCGCACTTTGGCAGCTGGCAACAGTGCTGCCGCCAGAGCGATCTCATCCAGCGCGGCCAGCGCCGGCCACTCCAGGCCTGTCTCGCTGGCCGCCGTGACGTACTTGCTGACGACGCCCTTGGACAGTTGCAAGGCCCGGGCGATCTTCTCGTGAGAGAGGCCTCCCTCAAACTTGAGGCGCAGACATTCTTTGATATTACGCATGGCTACTCGCTGCGCCGCCATTCCTCCACTCCCCAAAATCGGGCGAGGGTGACGGTCGCGTCAGGTCATGCGCAACGG from Pseudomonas cavernicola harbors:
- the tnpB gene encoding IS66 family insertion sequence element accessory protein TnpB (TnpB, as the term is used for proteins encoded by IS66 family insertion elements, is considered an accessory protein, since TnpC, encoded by a neighboring gene, is a DDE family transposase.): MMRPDAKVEKVYLYPKPVDFRKSIDGLAALVELDIKVAVFDPVLFVFLNKTRNRVKILYWERNGFCLWLKRLESERFKTSPEPRDEAIVLTAQELNWLLDGFDLWRNRPHQVLTPRFVA
- the istB gene encoding IS21-like element helper ATPase IstB translates to MMTQHTLSQLHHLRLNGMARALEEQWTLPASHSLSFDERLGLLLDRELAWRDNKRLERLRKQAKLKYSSACLEDLDRRRGRTLDERLIATLASGEWLRQQHNLLLTGPTGVGKTWLACALGYQACRQGYSALYLRTPRLLEQLRIAHGDGSFGRTLQQLAKVEVLILDDWGLAPLEENARHDLLEVIDDRAGSRSTILTSQLPVEHWHGWINDPTLADALLDRLVHNAYRIVMKGESLRRKNTEEEAAS
- the istA gene encoding IS21 family transposase, whose product is MAAQRVAMRNIKECLRLKFEGGLSHEKIARALQLSKGVVSKYVTAASETGLEWPALAALDEIALAAALLPAAKVRQTRGERVLPDLITIHRELRRKGVTLQLLWEEYVAAHPEQPTYRYTQFVEHYRRYASTLKRSMRQQHRAGEKLFIDYAGPTLPVIDPATGEISRAHIFVAALGASNYTYACATPGETQVDWLTALGQAFGYFGGVTEMIVPDNPRALIAHPDRYEPGLNRAALECARHYDSVMLPARPRKPQDKAKAEVAVQVVERWIMARLRHQQFFSLHALNQAIAELLEDLNQRPFKKLDGCRREWFERLDQPVLRPLPLHPYEVVTFKRCKVNIDYHIEVNGGFYSVPSALARQSVDVRLSAHSVEILHGSRRVASHLRLPRRGAYSTQSEHMPASHKAHREWTPQRLLDWGERIGPSTRQIVEHQLTHKPHPEMGYRACLGLLSLARQYGNARLEAAASRAVQLRALNGRSVRNLLKQGLDQQPLPKPATPAAPPSSHENVRGADYYTQEELFDDDPTHPEPVAPPAAQRHGPSAGRAVDAAGQPQLELR